A window of the Nitrosopumilus ureiphilus genome harbors these coding sequences:
- the rsmA gene encoding 16S rRNA (adenine(1518)-N(6)/adenine(1519)-N(6))-dimethyltransferase RsmA: MIKRKRFGQHFLNSNSIAKSIVSEAKITKNDVVFELGTGLGILTPLLCEKANKVISVDVDKQLIENAKSLFSNIDNLVLKSGDGFKTKDSFSIFVSNLPYSKSKKAIEWLAESSFSHGVIMVQKEFAEKLLAKSSKKRKAISVIADHAFEIKILSNVGKNNFSPVPKVDSVILEIIKKNLMNKDLIHTINKIFSYRRKTVRNILKQLNKESVIDKRVDDLSGDEIINLANQILEK; this comes from the coding sequence ATGATAAAACGAAAACGATTTGGACAACACTTTCTCAACTCAAATTCAATAGCAAAATCTATTGTTTCTGAGGCTAAAATTACAAAAAATGATGTTGTTTTTGAATTAGGAACCGGATTGGGCATCTTAACCCCATTACTATGTGAGAAGGCAAACAAGGTAATCTCAGTTGATGTAGACAAGCAACTAATTGAAAATGCAAAATCCTTGTTCTCAAACATAGATAATTTAGTTTTAAAATCAGGTGATGGCTTTAAGACAAAAGACTCATTCTCGATTTTTGTCTCGAATCTTCCATATTCTAAGAGTAAAAAAGCAATAGAATGGCTTGCCGAATCTTCTTTTTCACATGGAGTGATTATGGTTCAAAAAGAATTTGCTGAAAAATTACTTGCAAAATCATCAAAAAAACGCAAAGCAATAAGTGTAATAGCTGATCATGCCTTTGAAATTAAAATACTTTCTAATGTGGGAAAAAATAATTTTTCGCCTGTTCCAAAAGTTGACTCTGTGATTTTAGAAATAATCAAAAAAAATCTCATGAACAAAGATCTAATTCATACAATTAACAAAATTTTTTCGTATAGAAGGAAAACTGTCAGAAATATTTTAAAACAACTCAATAAAGAAAGTGTAATAGATAAAAGAGTGGATGATCTTTCTGGGGATGAAATAATTAATCTTGCAAACCAAATTCTTGAAAAATGA
- a CDS encoding DUF655 domain-containing protein translates to MYRAQSPPRKYEEHAYVLDFNPRGKSSTVRGREGIIVTAIGEDRLTLLEVLGIPNSTFEIGEKIYIGKDGRTKVLSVLGKMEYEKISSSAQSELPTVVENIVTNNESKFVEYLNKAQPLTPRIHALELIPGIGKTYMKTMLEEREKKKFESYADLQERVGFKEPVKHISERIMDEITGESRMNLFVKR, encoded by the coding sequence TTGTATAGGGCACAATCCCCACCTAGAAAATATGAGGAACATGCATATGTTCTAGATTTTAATCCTAGAGGGAAATCATCAACGGTAAGAGGAAGAGAAGGAATTATTGTAACTGCAATCGGAGAAGATCGTCTTACTCTTTTAGAAGTTCTTGGAATTCCAAATTCTACTTTTGAAATAGGTGAGAAAATCTATATCGGAAAAGATGGAAGAACTAAAGTTCTCTCTGTTTTAGGAAAAATGGAATATGAAAAAATCTCATCATCTGCACAAAGTGAATTGCCAACAGTTGTAGAAAACATTGTAACTAATAATGAATCCAAATTCGTAGAATACCTAAACAAAGCACAACCATTAACACCACGAATTCATGCTCTTGAATTAATTCCTGGGATTGGAAAGACCTACATGAAAACAATGTTGGAGGAACGAGAAAAGAAAAAATTTGAAAGTTATGCTGATTTACAAGAAAGAGTTGGATTCAAAGAACCAGTTAAACACATTTCAGAACGAATCATGGATGAAATCACTGGCGAAAGCAGGATGAATCTCTTTGTCAAGAGATGA
- a CDS encoding RNA polymerase Rpb4 has product MEEVQKKQAISLSEVKEILGKVDPEDMDQIQRWTYDYVSKFASIEPKDAKAMKKQLIKECELTEDEAVEIVNIRPTSLAELRSFTFGWKKLILAETLEKMLKIIKGQS; this is encoded by the coding sequence ATGGAAGAAGTACAAAAGAAACAAGCCATTTCACTTTCAGAAGTTAAAGAAATCTTAGGTAAAGTTGATCCTGAAGATATGGATCAAATCCAGCGATGGACCTATGATTATGTTTCAAAATTTGCATCAATTGAACCAAAGGATGCAAAAGCAATGAAAAAACAACTCATCAAAGAATGTGAATTAACAGAAGACGAAGCTGTTGAAATTGTTAACATTAGACCTACAAGTTTAGCTGAACTACGTTCATTTACATTCGGTTGGAAAAAACTAATTCTTGCTGAAACTCTAGAAAAAATGCTCAAGATAATCAAGGGGCAATCGTAA
- a CDS encoding 50S ribosomal protein L21: MATKKSHGRSHGFKHKSRSVMKKKAPRGVSFLLREYQEGQQALVIIDPRQHKGLPHRRYHGKVGVITSVGRRAITLDVKLGEKSKTLITRLDHIKPFGV; the protein is encoded by the coding sequence ATGGCAACTAAGAAATCTCATGGTCGTTCACATGGATTTAAACACAAATCTCGATCTGTTATGAAGAAAAAGGCCCCTAGAGGAGTCTCATTCTTGTTACGTGAATACCAAGAAGGACAACAAGCACTTGTCATTATTGATCCTAGACAGCACAAAGGATTGCCACACAGAAGATATCATGGTAAAGTAGGTGTCATTACAAGTGTTGGTAGACGTGCAATCACACTTGATGTGAAATTAGGTGAAAAATCGAAAACCTTAATCACTAGATTGGATCACATTAAACCATTCGGTGTATAA
- the rlmN gene encoding 23S rRNA (adenine(2503)-C(2))-methyltransferase RlmN encodes MTDLYRLLPEEMEQLVIDMGYPRYRADQILLPLYYKFPKDIDDIPQLPKKLREELTKAGYTIGSAKETHRVVSDDGETTKLLLNLNDNNAVETVLMQYTSSKIGGHPRSTICVSTQIGCAMGCVFCATGQMGFKTNLTAEHIVSQVIHFAEILEKRGEHVTNLVFMGMGEPMANYDEMIRAIRILTHDRGFGLGQRHITISTIGIVSGIDKLAEENLQIGLAISLHSPNNKLRKELVPTAGPNSVEDIIEAGRRYFKKTGRRVTFEYALMEGINDSPEIAEELARLLKGNGSHVNLIPINPTAGDFKRPSKNRVLGFERILSNAGVNCTIRVEKGTEISAACGQLRTDIIG; translated from the coding sequence ATGACAGATCTCTATCGATTACTTCCAGAAGAGATGGAACAATTAGTAATTGATATGGGTTACCCTAGATATCGTGCAGATCAAATTCTACTTCCATTATATTACAAATTCCCTAAAGACATTGATGACATACCACAACTCCCAAAAAAATTAAGAGAAGAACTGACTAAAGCTGGATATACTATTGGTTCTGCAAAAGAAACTCATAGAGTTGTAAGTGATGACGGGGAGACAACTAAACTTTTACTTAATCTAAATGATAACAATGCTGTAGAGACAGTTCTTATGCAATACACTTCATCCAAGATTGGAGGTCATCCAAGATCAACGATTTGTGTTTCTACTCAAATTGGTTGTGCCATGGGATGCGTATTTTGTGCAACAGGGCAGATGGGTTTTAAAACAAATCTTACTGCAGAACATATTGTATCTCAAGTAATTCATTTTGCAGAAATTTTGGAGAAACGAGGAGAACATGTAACAAATTTGGTATTTATGGGAATGGGTGAACCAATGGCAAACTATGATGAGATGATTAGGGCCATACGAATTTTAACACATGATCGAGGATTTGGACTTGGTCAACGACACATAACAATTTCTACCATAGGTATTGTATCTGGAATTGATAAACTTGCTGAAGAAAATTTACAGATTGGTCTTGCCATCTCACTTCATTCTCCAAACAACAAATTAAGAAAAGAACTTGTCCCAACTGCAGGGCCAAATTCAGTCGAAGATATTATTGAGGCAGGAAGACGTTATTTCAAAAAAACTGGAAGACGTGTGACGTTTGAATACGCTCTGATGGAAGGGATTAATGACTCCCCTGAAATTGCAGAAGAACTAGCTAGACTTTTGAAAGGTAATGGCTCTCATGTCAATCTAATCCCAATTAATCCCACTGCAGGGGATTTTAAACGTCCATCAAAAAATAGAGTACTTGGATTTGAACGAATTTTATCTAATGCAGGGGTAAATTGTACTATAAGGGTGGAAAAAGGAACTGAGATCTCAGCTGCTTGTGGACAACTCAGAACCGACATTATTGGCTAG
- the radA gene encoding DNA repair and recombination protein RadA, translating into MVEDLRLDSLEGVGPVTTRKLSDAGVHNVMDLIVRGPVEIAEITGMEKDTAEKIVNKARQHLVDGGLIAKHFVSATEIYKHRQSIGKITTGTNCLDTLFDGGIETQALTEVYGEFGCGKTQFAHTMSVMVQKTKEEGGLEGSVLYIDTENTFRPERIVSIAKAHDMDPEKVLDNIIVARAYNSAHQVLILEEAGPIIEENNVKLIVADSAVGLFRAEYLGRGTLSVRQQKLNHFVHLLSRIAETYNCAAIATNQVMASPDVFFGDPTRPIGGNVVAHTSTYRIYFKKSGKKRIARMVDSPHHPEEEVIFALGEAGVIDPEDAEKKTKKTTKKTKAAKEPEVEATVEAPEVEATVEAPEVEATVEAPEVEATVEAPEVEATVEAPEVEATVEAPEVEATVEAPEVEATVEATINDESEDSEPIEE; encoded by the coding sequence ATGGTAGAAGATTTAAGATTAGATAGTTTAGAGGGCGTAGGTCCTGTAACTACAAGAAAATTATCCGATGCAGGTGTCCACAACGTCATGGATCTCATCGTCAGAGGCCCTGTAGAAATTGCAGAAATAACTGGAATGGAAAAGGACACTGCTGAAAAAATTGTCAATAAAGCCCGACAACATTTAGTTGATGGGGGATTAATTGCTAAACACTTTGTTAGTGCAACTGAAATTTACAAACACCGACAAAGTATTGGTAAAATTACAACCGGTACAAACTGTCTTGATACATTATTTGACGGTGGTATTGAGACTCAAGCATTAACAGAAGTCTATGGTGAATTTGGTTGTGGTAAAACACAATTTGCCCATACAATGTCTGTGATGGTTCAAAAAACTAAAGAAGAAGGTGGCCTTGAAGGAAGTGTTTTGTACATTGATACTGAAAACACTTTCAGACCTGAAAGAATTGTATCTATTGCCAAAGCTCATGACATGGATCCAGAAAAAGTTCTAGATAACATCATAGTTGCACGTGCATATAACAGTGCACATCAAGTGTTAATTCTTGAAGAAGCCGGTCCTATAATTGAAGAAAACAATGTTAAACTAATTGTTGCAGATTCTGCAGTTGGATTATTCCGTGCTGAATATCTTGGAAGGGGAACATTGTCTGTTAGACAACAAAAACTAAATCATTTTGTTCATTTGCTATCCAGAATTGCAGAGACATACAATTGTGCTGCAATTGCAACCAACCAAGTTATGGCATCGCCTGATGTCTTCTTTGGAGATCCAACACGACCTATTGGTGGAAACGTAGTTGCACATACAAGTACCTATAGAATCTACTTTAAGAAATCAGGTAAGAAACGAATTGCCAGAATGGTAGATAGTCCTCACCACCCTGAAGAAGAAGTGATCTTTGCTCTAGGTGAAGCAGGTGTTATAGATCCTGAAGACGCTGAGAAAAAGACGAAAAAGACTACCAAAAAAACAAAGGCAGCAAAAGAGCCTGAGGTAGAGGCTACAGTAGAAGCACCTGAGGTAGAGGCTACAGTAGAAGCACCTGAGGTAGAGGCTACAGTAGAAGCACCTGAGGTAGAGGCTACAGTAGAAGCACCTGAGGTAGAGGCTACAGTAGAAGCACCTGAGGTAGAGGCTACAGTAGAAGCACCTGAGGTAGAGGCTACAGTAGAAGCACCTGAGGTAGAGGCTACAGTAGAAGCCACAATAAATGATGAATCAGAAGATTCAGAACCAATTGAAGAGTAA
- a CDS encoding DDE-type integrase/transposase/recombinase has translation MTENKRQQKGKEIALKSDLIRLSDYHYHVHSQTSNRDYDVIKTGTVWTCNCADHKFRHVCCKHIHAVEFSLEYRKEVREQNKVILSPITVNSCSFCHSQSIAKAGIRHNKSGDIQRFSCQDCKKTFSINLGFEKMKNSPEAITNALQLYFTGESLRNVQKFLKLQGVNVSHKTVYKWIVKYTRLMKEHLNKITPQVGDAWRADEVYTRIRGEMKYVFSLMDDETRFWIAQEVLNRKEGADASSLFRLGKEITQTKPKVIITDGLHSYSEAYRKEFWTVQRENRTIHIRNVHLQGDMNNNKMERLNGEFRDREKVVRGIKKVDSVIIDGYQLYHNYVRPHMALEGKTPADLCGIDIKGDNKWMTLIQNASL, from the coding sequence ATGACAGAAAATAAAAGACAACAAAAAGGAAAGGAAATCGCACTCAAAAGCGACCTTATCCGCCTTTCTGATTATCATTATCATGTACACTCACAGACATCTAACAGAGATTATGATGTAATTAAGACTGGAACTGTCTGGACTTGTAACTGTGCAGATCATAAGTTTCGTCACGTATGCTGTAAGCATATTCATGCTGTAGAGTTCAGCTTGGAGTATAGAAAAGAAGTAAGAGAGCAAAACAAGGTTATCCTATCACCAATAACTGTCAATTCGTGCTCATTCTGTCATTCTCAGAGTATCGCCAAAGCTGGAATTAGACATAACAAATCAGGTGATATTCAAAGATTCTCATGTCAAGATTGTAAAAAGACATTCTCAATCAATCTTGGATTTGAAAAGATGAAGAATAGTCCAGAGGCAATTACAAACGCACTACAACTTTACTTTACAGGAGAATCCTTACGCAATGTTCAGAAATTCTTGAAATTGCAGGGAGTCAATGTCTCTCACAAGACAGTCTACAAGTGGATTGTAAAATATACCCGACTAATGAAAGAACATCTAAACAAGATTACACCACAAGTCGGTGACGCATGGAGAGCTGATGAGGTTTACACAAGGATTAGAGGAGAGATGAAATACGTATTTTCTCTAATGGATGATGAGACACGTTTCTGGATTGCACAGGAAGTTCTAAACAGGAAAGAGGGAGCTGATGCTTCAAGCTTGTTCAGACTTGGCAAAGAGATTACACAGACAAAACCTAAAGTGATTATTACTGACGGATTACATTCTTACTCGGAAGCTTATCGAAAAGAGTTTTGGACTGTACAAAGAGAGAATCGAACTATCCATATCCGTAATGTCCACTTGCAGGGTGACATGAATAACAACAAGATGGAGAGATTAAACGGTGAATTTAGAGACAGGGAAAAAGTAGTACGTGGAATCAAAAAGGTTGATTCTGTAATTATCGATGGCTATCAGCTATATCACAACTACGTAAGACCACACATGGCACTAGAGGGCAAGACACCAGCTGATCTTTGCGGTATTGACATTAAAGGAGATAACAAATGGATGACGCTAATTCAAAACGCAAGCTTGTAA
- a CDS encoding DDE-type integrase/transposase/recombinase, which translates to MTETNPRQEKGKQIALKSDLIRVSDIHYHVHSQTTNRDYDVIKVGSNWTCTCPDHKFRKVCCKHIHAIEYSIRIREEVRKQNKITISPITSQDCIHCKSSNIVKDGLRHNKKGDIQKWFCKNCNSYFTINIGFEKMKHDPQGITMAMQLYFSGESLRNVSKALKLIGMEVTHQTVYNWIVKYTKLLKEHLNKITPEVGDAWRADEVFVKVRGELCYVFSVMDDETRFWIAQEVANRKEGHNARGLLQKAKEVTGTKPKVFITDGLGSYAEAYQKEFWTVKRRDRTLHIKHIHLQGDMNNNKMERLNGEFRDREKVVRGIKKEDTAIIDGYQIYHNYVRPHMGLDGKTPAEACGIEIQGSNKWKTLIQNASRR; encoded by the coding sequence ATGACAGAAACAAACCCAAGACAAGAAAAAGGAAAACAAATCGCTTTGAAATCTGACTTGATTAGAGTATCAGATATTCACTATCATGTCCACTCCCAAACTACTAACAGAGATTATGACGTAATCAAAGTTGGTTCTAACTGGACTTGTACTTGTCCTGATCACAAGTTTAGAAAAGTTTGTTGTAAACACATTCACGCCATTGAATATTCTATCAGAATAAGAGAGGAAGTAAGAAAGCAAAATAAAATAACCATATCTCCAATTACCTCACAGGATTGTATTCATTGTAAATCTAGTAACATTGTCAAAGACGGATTACGCCACAACAAAAAAGGCGACATTCAGAAATGGTTCTGTAAGAATTGTAACAGTTACTTTACAATTAACATCGGCTTTGAAAAAATGAAGCATGACCCTCAAGGAATTACGATGGCTATGCAGTTATACTTTAGTGGTGAATCATTACGCAACGTTTCAAAGGCACTAAAATTAATCGGTATGGAAGTAACACACCAAACAGTTTACAATTGGATTGTAAAATATACAAAACTACTCAAAGAACATCTAAACAAGATTACTCCCGAAGTCGGCGACGCTTGGCGTGCTGATGAGGTATTTGTAAAGGTTAGAGGTGAATTGTGTTATGTTTTTTCAGTAATGGATGATGAGACTCGTTTCTGGATTGCACAGGAAGTCGCAAACAGAAAGGAGGGACACAACGCAAGAGGTCTTTTACAAAAAGCCAAAGAGGTTACTGGAACTAAACCCAAAGTTTTCATCACTGACGGTCTAGGGTCATATGCTGAAGCATATCAAAAGGAATTTTGGACAGTAAAGAGACGAGATAGAACACTACATATCAAACACATTCACCTACAAGGCGATATGAACAATAACAAGATGGAGAGATTGAACGGTGAGTTTAGAGACAGGGAAAAAGTAGTTAGAGGAATCAAAAAGGAAGATACTGCAATCATTGACGGTTATCAGATTTATCATAATTATGTTAGACCACATATGGGGCTAGACGGCAAGACGCCTGCCGAAGCCTGCGGTATAGAGATTCAAGGAAGTAACAAATGGAAAACCCTGATTCAGAACGCAAGCAGAAGATAA
- a CDS encoding YjzC family protein, which yields MTKTGETCTLPGHYKFAGHTDGSIGCHPTSNEGDISMVKGNTFPPIKSCGKGAYWTYVRPL from the coding sequence ATGACAAAAACTGGCGAAACTTGCACTTTGCCTGGACATTACAAATTTGCAGGTCACACTGATGGAAGTATTGGTTGTCATCCTACTTCTAATGAAGGTGATATTTCAATGGTGAAAGGAAATACGTTTCCACCGATCAAATCATGTGGTAAAGGTGCATATTGGACTTATGTACGACCACTCTGA
- a CDS encoding IS6 family transposase: MNQRETKGKQIALKSDLIRVSDYHYHVHSQTTNRDYDVIKIYNQWHCNCADHTFRKVCCKHIHAIEFSLKIREEVRERNKVTIEPVSVDSCRFCHSKNLKKYGIRRNKHTAIQRFSCSDCHKTFSMNLGFEKMKHNPKGITTAMQLYFSGESLRNVAKSLKLLGMDVTHQTVYNWINKYTKLMNQYLDKIVPHVGDAWRADEIYVKIRGELKYVFAMMDDETRFWIAQEVADRKEGHDASTLLQKSKQVTQTKPKVFITDGLGSYHEAYKKEFWTLKRQHRTLHIRHIHLQGDMNNNKMERLNGEIRDREKTMRGIKKMDSVTLTGYQLFHNYIRPHSALDNMTPSEKCGITINGDNKWITLIQNASREK, encoded by the coding sequence ATGAATCAAAGAGAAACAAAAGGAAAACAAATTGCACTCAAAAGCGATCTAATCAGAGTATCAGACTATCATTATCATGTACATTCCCAGACTACAAACAGGGATTATGATGTTATCAAAATATACAATCAATGGCATTGCAACTGTGCCGATCACACTTTCAGAAAGGTATGCTGTAAGCACATTCACGCAATAGAATTTTCACTCAAAATCAGAGAGGAAGTGAGGGAGAGAAACAAGGTAACAATCGAGCCTGTAAGTGTGGATTCATGTAGATTCTGCCATTCAAAGAACCTAAAGAAATACGGCATCAGAAGAAACAAACACACGGCAATTCAGAGATTCTCATGTTCTGATTGTCACAAGACATTCTCAATGAATCTAGGCTTTGAGAAGATGAAACACAATCCTAAAGGAATCACTACTGCCATGCAACTATACTTTTCAGGCGAGTCATTAAGAAACGTGGCTAAATCTTTGAAGTTATTGGGTATGGATGTAACACACCAAACAGTTTACAACTGGATTAACAAATACACAAAACTCATGAATCAATACCTAGACAAGATAGTTCCACATGTTGGAGATGCTTGGAGAGCAGATGAGATTTATGTCAAGATTCGTGGTGAGTTGAAATATGTATTTGCAATGATGGACGATGAAACTCGTTTCTGGATTGCACAAGAAGTCGCAGACAGAAAGGAAGGACATGATGCAAGTACGTTATTACAAAAATCAAAACAAGTTACACAGACAAAACCCAAAGTGTTCATTACTGATGGATTAGGATCATACCATGAAGCATACAAAAAAGAATTTTGGACATTGAAAAGACAACACAGGACATTACACATCAGACACATTCACTTACAAGGTGACATGAACAACAACAAGATGGAAAGACTGAATGGAGAAATTCGTGATAGAGAGAAAACAATGAGAGGAATAAAGAAAATGGATTCTGTAACACTAACAGGTTATCAACTGTTTCACAATTACATTAGACCTCATAGTGCATTAGACAACATGACACCAAGTGAAAAATGCGGAATTACCATTAACGGTGATAACAAATGGATTACATTGATTCAAAATGCAAGTAGAGAAAAATAA
- a CDS encoding GNAT family N-acetyltransferase: MSVIDFDKIVVTKLSDNTIGINSFDNKNLDMIKHIKEDALRDQEKKVGTTWVWVYDNKIAVGYISLAMFSIDRKEIIKEKRSKYPYSTIPSLLIGQIATHKDYECNSIGSSMISWAFAQAKQYSEKIGCRTVALHPLQEVIPWYQEKFKFKLIKREDKQDIMYFDLLQKQS; encoded by the coding sequence TTGTCAGTAATAGATTTTGATAAGATAGTTGTTACTAAGCTTAGTGATAACACTATTGGGATAAATTCTTTTGACAATAAAAATCTCGACATGATTAAACATATCAAAGAAGATGCATTACGTGATCAAGAGAAAAAAGTAGGCACTACATGGGTTTGGGTTTATGACAATAAAATCGCAGTAGGATATATCTCTCTTGCAATGTTTTCAATTGACAGAAAGGAAATAATCAAAGAAAAAAGATCAAAATATCCATACAGTACAATACCTTCTTTGCTAATTGGTCAAATTGCAACTCATAAAGATTATGAATGTAATTCCATAGGTTCGTCAATGATTTCATGGGCTTTTGCACAAGCCAAACAATATTCTGAGAAGATAGGGTGTAGAACTGTTGCATTGCATCCGTTACAAGAAGTTATACCGTGGTATCAAGAGAAATTTAAATTTAAATTAATTAAAAGAGAAGACAAACAAGACATTATGTATTTTGATCTTTTACAAAAACAATCCTAG
- a CDS encoding 30S ribosomal protein S30e, protein MATHGSLTKAGKVRGQTPKVEGRKIVGTSSSLRNKSNFKKRFVLGRFPGQNKPGQRRKRR, encoded by the coding sequence ATGGCAACACACGGTTCACTTACCAAAGCAGGTAAAGTAAGAGGACAGACACCAAAAGTTGAAGGACGAAAGATTGTGGGTACTAGTTCTAGTCTTAGAAACAAAAGTAACTTCAAAAAGAGATTTGTCCTAGGTAGATTTCCTGGTCAGAACAAACCAGGACAAAGAAGAAAGAGACGTTAA